TTGGAAATAACCGTGGTTTGTTCCGGCAATATAAATCTTTCTTTTTCGAATGCCCGATAACCCGTGATAATATAAATAGCCAAGCCAATCCTGAGCCTGAGGAGAGCTAAAGGAGAGCTAAAGGGAGAGCTAAAGGTGTCGGATCTTTCAAAATGACAATTTATTTATCCGATTTGTTCATCAATTTTTTTATCAACAATAAAGATACGTCCTCTTACGTCTTTATTTTTCCCAGTGTTCTCTGCGCCCTGTTGAATTGTTACATGATTTGAATACAAGACGGTGTCTTAAAGAAGGTACACGAGTAAATCCCGGATCTTTTTAACTACTTTTGTTTAGCTCCGCTTTATTTATCAGTGCATCTTTTAAAATACCTGCAACTGTTTTTTGCACCTTCTTCTCCCTCAAAGTTGAGTAGGATGGGTTAAACGAAGTGAACCCATCAGGACAATGATCTCGTTGGGTGCGCTTCGCTTTACCCAACCTGCAAAACTGATATACCTCCAAAGAGAAAACGCGGTTTCCTATCATTTCACATGACCGAGATTTGCACCTTGACGCAAGAGTTCTTTCTGGATATCCACTACCGGTATAGCTCGTAACGTTTTACCTCTGAGAGATGCAAACGCAGCGCATACCCCTGCTGCCTGCCCCGTTGCCATAGAGGCAGGTATTATACGGTACGAAGCATGGGCTTCGTGGGTGCCCGAAATACAACGGCCGGCAACAATGATCCCCTCAACACCTTTCGGCAAAAGGCAACGCAGGGGGATATCATATGCTTCCCCCGGAGGTAGCCGTTTAAATTCCGTTCCTTTGCCTTCGGGATTGTGCATGTCTATAGGATATGTACAGCGTGCAATAACATCAGGAAATTTGCGGGCATTCAATACATCGTTTGCCGTGAGTTGATAATCTCCCAGGATTCTTCTTGTCTCACGCACACCAATATTTACCCCACTTTGAGCAATATATGTCTTCTCAAAACCTGACACATAACGGCGTAAAAATGACGCGATCTGATGCATCTGCCGGCGGCTTGCACATTCTGCATATGTCAAATCCCATACATCAGTACCCAGCATCTTCGTTACGCGCGTGCTGTTCACACTTACCTCTCGTTCGTGCGGAGTTGCAAAAAACAAGATATCTTCCCGTTGCAGTTCGAGTTCACCTGCATCGGTAGCCTTACGGATAAGGTCCCAAAGCCCGTGAACACCGTACCATTGGTCAGGATGTTCATTTACATATGCCTTAAAAGCCGTGCGGTCAAACTCTACCAACCGAAACATTAATGTCATAGGCTGCACCAGTCCATCTTGATCCCGCCCTATTTCATATTGGGCTCCTGCCCGAGCTGCCACGTCACCATCACCGGTACAGTCAATAACAACCTGCGCCTTAATTACTACAGGGCCGGATTTTGTCTCGAAAACAACCCCTCTCTTCCCCTGATCACCAACAATATCACTTGCGAATGCATGCAACAAAATATTTACGCCAGCTTCATCCATCATTTCTAACATAATGAGTTTGAATATCTCAGGATCAAAGGGTACCATATGGCCTGTTTTAGGAGATGGCGGAATAGCTCCCCCCGATTTTATCAGGCGGTTGATCAGCTCCTTAAACACACCTGCTATTACAGGTTCACCCGGTCCATGGTCTGTGGGGAATAGCGTTGTGGCGGCAGGCTGTTCTTGGGTCGGATGTTCTGTATAAGTTGATGCTAGAGGCATAACCAAAGCTGCTGTTGCATTACCACCAAGGAAACCATAACGCTCGGCCAAAATGACCTTTGCACCTGCCCTTGCA
This sequence is a window from Candidatus Brocadia sp.. Protein-coding genes within it:
- a CDS encoding FAD-dependent oxidoreductase, which gives rise to MPVLSHPMHPVSVNLPARSAIVAAETDVLVVGGGPAGLGAALGAARAGAKVILAERYGFLGGNATAALVMPLASTYTEHPTQEQPAATTLFPTDHGPGEPVIAGVFKELINRLIKSGGAIPPSPKTGHMVPFDPEIFKLIMLEMMDEAGVNILLHAFASDIVGDQGKRGVVFETKSGPVVIKAQVVIDCTGDGDVAARAGAQYEIGRDQDGLVQPMTLMFRLVEFDRTAFKAYVNEHPDQWYGVHGLWDLIRKATDAGELELQREDILFFATPHEREVSVNSTRVTKMLGTDVWDLTYAECASRRQMHQIASFLRRYVSGFEKTYIAQSGVNIGVRETRRILGDYQLTANDVLNARKFPDVIARCTYPIDMHNPEGKGTEFKRLPPGEAYDIPLRCLLPKGVEGIIVAGRCISGTHEAHASYRIIPASMATGQAAGVCAAFASLRGKTLRAIPVVDIQKELLRQGANLGHVK